The Segatella hominis genome includes a region encoding these proteins:
- a CDS encoding TlpA family protein disulfide reductase: MKNKILSLLLFLFAAVNMHAADGITVKFDVKNPVLTNVVLVYHMSVNEFALTDGKATVQLDGMDALYANVYYGEKFKVVYLQKGDEMNISFDAHDFDNTFAVKGGNEKAVDYLNKIQLTALPNEAYAQPWNEFKAAVDKKMASMKRLLKARKFAADDKFLKMEEGRITYFYANMMLMYPVSHTYLTQDTTMVLGKEYYDAIRQYVKEDEDLADIDEYRNFMIETAHIFDEAGKDIRQYYPKVLAEMSYIGENIQSDKVRESLIHFLAFTYVEGNGVENITDLQNLYYTYVTSPRLNAIFKQACAKWDKAAVGRPSPMFKGVDVNGKEMTLRDFRGKYVYIDMWATWCGPCQKELPFLKKLEEKYKGRNIAFVGLSIDQDKAKWADRVKSGALSGTQLYIGKGTKFQSDYRISGIPRFILLDPNGRIVNPDMTRPSSEDTEKILNSQPGL, from the coding sequence ATGAAGAATAAGATATTGTCATTGCTTCTGTTCCTGTTTGCAGCAGTGAACATGCATGCCGCTGATGGCATTACGGTGAAGTTTGATGTCAAGAATCCGGTATTGACCAATGTGGTATTGGTTTACCACATGAGTGTCAACGAGTTTGCGCTCACCGACGGCAAAGCCACAGTGCAGCTCGACGGCATGGATGCACTCTATGCCAATGTATATTATGGCGAGAAGTTCAAAGTAGTCTATCTCCAGAAGGGCGACGAGATGAACATATCCTTCGATGCCCATGATTTCGACAACACCTTCGCTGTGAAAGGCGGCAACGAGAAGGCTGTTGATTACCTGAACAAGATTCAGTTGACGGCTCTTCCTAATGAGGCTTATGCCCAACCATGGAACGAGTTCAAGGCAGCTGTGGATAAGAAGATGGCTTCGATGAAACGCCTGTTGAAGGCACGCAAGTTTGCAGCCGACGATAAGTTCCTGAAGATGGAGGAAGGCAGAATCACTTATTTCTATGCCAACATGATGCTGATGTATCCTGTAAGTCATACATACCTCACTCAGGACACTACAATGGTACTGGGCAAGGAGTATTACGATGCCATCCGCCAGTATGTGAAGGAGGATGAAGATCTTGCCGACATCGATGAATACCGCAACTTTATGATTGAGACGGCTCATATCTTCGACGAGGCAGGCAAGGACATCCGCCAGTATTATCCAAAGGTATTGGCAGAGATGAGTTATATCGGCGAGAACATCCAGAGTGATAAGGTTCGCGAATCACTGATTCACTTCCTGGCATTCACCTACGTGGAGGGAAATGGTGTGGAGAACATCACCGATCTTCAGAACCTCTATTATACCTACGTTACCTCACCTCGCCTCAATGCCATCTTCAAACAGGCTTGTGCCAAATGGGACAAGGCAGCCGTGGGCCGTCCATCACCAATGTTTAAGGGCGTGGATGTGAACGGTAAGGAGATGACGCTTCGCGATTTCCGTGGCAAGTATGTATATATAGATATGTGGGCCACCTGGTGCGGTCCTTGCCAGAAGGAGTTGCCATTCCTCAAGAAGTTGGAGGAAAAGTACAAGGGCAGAAACATTGCGTTCGTAGGTCTTTCTATAGATCAGGACAAGGCAAAGTGGGCTGATCGCGTGAAGAGCGGTGCTCTGAGTGGCACCCAACTTTACATCGGCAAAGGCACCAAGTTCCAGAGCGACTATCGCATCAGCGGTATTCCTCGCTTCATCCTCCTCGATCCTAATGGAAGAATTGTCAATCCTGACATGACAAGACCATCCAGCGAGGATACAGAGAAGATTCTGAACAGTCAGCCAGGTTTGTAG
- a CDS encoding IPT/TIG domain-containing protein, translating into MKKLISMMLMLCAIITFSACSSDDDGPSNPVSNQVVPSSAKIGSEVTVQGNGFASGQTIYLQPEQGAEVNANAKMTSNGATFTIPYTMTPGKVNVVLKVANDSFTLGCMNLLAADNPISTLSLPADMAIGQEVTIAGIGFAQGDKIVVGDKTIDATVTADGVKFTVPADLAEGEYAVSLVRGNSTWELGKVYAFQQRQIESITITDNAMLNMYAPMLGLEEGKLVVNFAYNEDGSLKGISSNGGVEWNFDYSGKTITTMSLFAGAPFTYTLDDQGRIISSTGYDMYGDDVAYTWNYDANGYLVSVKKNGAADNDDANLLNTYTDGNLSAYTMSLANGLTTDKSIRTCPNTVEPLYLLNAFGWMQTREDLFLGFLLNRNVKVSTYVPSQLIAAEMDESGTETSVTAGIESSFANNTLTMQTTGNVISGAQSIYSNKVVVTYKKK; encoded by the coding sequence ATGAAAAAATTGATTTCAATGATGCTGATGCTTTGTGCCATCATCACATTCTCAGCATGTTCGTCAGACGACGATGGTCCAAGCAACCCAGTGAGCAATCAGGTGGTTCCATCTTCTGCAAAGATTGGTTCCGAAGTAACTGTTCAGGGAAATGGTTTCGCTTCTGGTCAGACTATTTATCTCCAGCCTGAGCAAGGCGCAGAGGTAAATGCCAATGCCAAGATGACTTCTAATGGTGCAACATTCACCATCCCTTACACCATGACTCCTGGTAAGGTAAATGTAGTTTTGAAGGTGGCTAATGACAGCTTCACCTTGGGCTGCATGAATCTTCTTGCAGCTGACAATCCAATCTCTACCCTTTCATTGCCAGCCGACATGGCCATTGGTCAGGAGGTAACTATCGCCGGTATCGGTTTTGCTCAGGGCGATAAGATTGTTGTTGGTGACAAGACCATCGATGCCACAGTTACAGCTGATGGTGTAAAGTTCACAGTTCCTGCAGACTTGGCAGAAGGCGAGTATGCCGTATCCCTGGTTCGTGGCAATTCAACATGGGAATTGGGTAAGGTATATGCCTTCCAGCAGCGCCAGATAGAGAGCATCACCATTACAGATAATGCGATGCTCAATATGTATGCTCCAATGTTGGGTCTTGAAGAAGGCAAACTGGTTGTAAACTTCGCCTATAATGAAGATGGTTCCTTGAAGGGAATTTCTTCTAATGGTGGTGTAGAGTGGAATTTCGATTATAGCGGTAAGACCATCACAACCATGAGTTTGTTCGCTGGAGCGCCATTCACTTATACCCTCGATGATCAGGGCCGCATCATCAGCAGCACAGGTTACGATATGTATGGTGATGACGTTGCCTATACCTGGAACTACGATGCAAATGGTTATCTTGTAAGTGTAAAGAAGAATGGTGCAGCAGATAATGATGATGCAAATCTCCTGAACACCTATACAGATGGCAACCTGTCTGCTTATACCATGAGCCTGGCCAACGGGTTGACAACAGATAAGAGCATCCGTACATGTCCTAACACCGTGGAGCCTCTTTATCTGCTGAATGCTTTCGGCTGGATGCAGACACGTGAGGATTTGTTCCTGGGCTTCCTTCTCAACCGCAACGTGAAGGTATCTACCTATGTGCCAAGTCAGCTGATTGCAGCAGAGATGGATGAAAGTGGCACAGAAACCTCAGTTACTGCAGGTATCGAGAGTTCTTTTGCGAACAACACATTGACCATGCAGACCACTGGTAATGTTATTTCCGGCGCTCAGTCAATCTACTCCAACAAGGTAGTTGTTACTTACAAGAAGAAGTAA
- a CDS encoding glycoside hydrolase family 2 protein, translating to MKKNALTWLFLALMSLTATAKAPNSPWKPAGDKIKTKWAETLDPNHVLPEYPRPIMERSNWANLNGLWEYAIQPIGQKEPQAFEGKILVPFAVESSLSGVQKQVGKDKELWYKRTFTVPSSWKGKTVLLHFGAVDWKTEVYLNDIKIGSHTGGYTPFCFDITHYLKPGNQKLVVKVWDPTTDGYQPVGKQNANPNGIWYTPVTGIWQTVWMEPVNNKHITHIESTPDIDSQKLTVHVATEGTTWGDLVDIQVKDGNTVVANAKGAVGQPIDIAIENPKLWSPESPSLYDVEVKLFSGGKLQDKIKSYAAMRKISTHRDGNGIVRLQLNNKDYFQFGPLDQGWWPDGLYTAPTDEALRYDIQKAKDFGFNMIRKHVKVEPARWYTYCDQLGILVWQDMPSGDKSPQWQNHQYFNGSEVIRSAESEANYKKEWKEIMDCLRSYPSIVTWVPFNEAWGQFKTVEIAEWTKKYDTSRLVNPASGGNFYHTGDMLDLHNYPGPEMYLADGERPTVLGEYGGIGLPIKGHLWQADKNWGYVQFKNAKEVTDEYVKYAEKLKKLAHTGFSAAVYTQTTDVEGEVNGLMTYDRKIIKVEEDRVRKINQEICHLFNQ from the coding sequence ATGAAAAAGAACGCATTAACCTGGCTATTTTTAGCTTTGATGAGCTTGACCGCCACGGCCAAAGCTCCCAACTCTCCGTGGAAACCTGCAGGAGACAAGATCAAGACAAAATGGGCTGAGACCTTGGATCCCAACCATGTGTTGCCCGAATATCCCCGCCCTATCATGGAACGCTCCAACTGGGCCAACTTAAATGGACTTTGGGAATACGCCATCCAACCAATCGGACAAAAAGAGCCACAAGCCTTTGAGGGCAAGATTTTAGTCCCTTTTGCCGTGGAATCAAGTCTATCTGGTGTACAAAAGCAAGTTGGCAAAGACAAGGAACTCTGGTATAAGCGCACGTTTACGGTTCCATCATCTTGGAAGGGCAAGACGGTATTGCTGCATTTTGGAGCAGTCGATTGGAAGACTGAGGTCTATCTGAATGACATTAAAATCGGCTCACATACGGGTGGATATACTCCATTCTGTTTCGACATCACACATTATCTCAAGCCGGGAAATCAGAAGCTGGTGGTAAAAGTGTGGGACCCGACAACGGATGGTTACCAACCTGTAGGAAAGCAAAATGCAAATCCTAATGGCATCTGGTACACCCCTGTTACTGGTATCTGGCAAACCGTATGGATGGAGCCTGTCAACAACAAGCATATCACCCATATCGAATCAACTCCAGATATTGACTCTCAAAAGTTGACCGTTCATGTTGCTACAGAAGGAACTACTTGGGGAGACCTTGTTGACATTCAAGTCAAAGACGGAAACACTGTTGTTGCCAATGCCAAAGGTGCTGTAGGTCAGCCGATAGATATCGCCATTGAGAATCCTAAGCTATGGTCGCCAGAATCTCCTTCGTTATATGATGTGGAGGTAAAACTATTCAGTGGCGGTAAATTGCAAGATAAAATAAAGAGTTATGCTGCCATGCGAAAGATCTCAACCCATAGAGATGGTAATGGCATCGTTCGTTTACAGCTGAACAACAAGGATTATTTCCAGTTTGGTCCATTGGATCAAGGATGGTGGCCTGACGGTTTATATACAGCGCCTACGGATGAGGCACTCCGCTATGACATACAAAAAGCCAAAGACTTCGGTTTCAATATGATTCGCAAGCATGTGAAGGTAGAACCAGCACGCTGGTACACCTATTGCGACCAATTAGGAATCTTGGTTTGGCAAGACATGCCTAGTGGAGACAAATCACCTCAATGGCAGAATCACCAGTATTTCAATGGCTCAGAAGTAATACGTTCTGCAGAATCCGAAGCCAACTACAAGAAGGAATGGAAAGAGATCATGGATTGCCTGCGTTCTTATCCTTCTATTGTTACATGGGTTCCATTCAATGAAGCATGGGGACAGTTCAAGACGGTCGAAATAGCAGAATGGACCAAGAAATATGATACTTCTCGCTTGGTGAACCCTGCCAGTGGTGGCAATTTCTATCATACAGGAGACATGCTCGACCTTCACAACTACCCAGGTCCAGAGATGTATCTAGCCGATGGAGAAAGACCTACTGTTCTAGGAGAATATGGTGGCATTGGCTTACCTATCAAAGGGCATCTTTGGCAGGCTGATAAGAACTGGGGATATGTTCAGTTCAAGAATGCAAAGGAAGTTACCGACGAGTACGTGAAGTATGCCGAAAAGCTTAAGAAATTGGCTCACACAGGTTTTTCTGCTGCCGTCTATACCCAGACCACGGATGTGGAAGGAGAGGTAAATGGCTTAATGACATATGATCGTAAAATTATTAAAGTGGAAGAAGATAGAGTAAGAAAAATAAATCAAGAAATCTGTCATCTATTCAACCAATAA
- a CDS encoding family 43 glycosylhydrolase: protein MNKNMISCLGLCIVFGLTTTNCSVSNDIEQSPTPEQPKVAKYHNPIVSTSLPDPTVTKADDGYFYLYATENIRNLPIYRSKDLVNWNYVGTAFTDSSRPQWNPQGGIWAPDINVVNGRYMLYYSKSEWGGEWTCGIGIASATSPQGPFIDHGALFISQDIGIQNCIDPFYIEDHGKKYLFWGSFHGIFGAELTEDGLALKPGAKPVQVAGNQMEATYIHKHGDYYYLFGSAGTCCEGVNSTYQVIYGRSKNLFGPYTTKEGKNMLDGAYDVLLHGSNLVAGPGHNAEFITDDKQQDWMIYHGFLRSDPDGGRLLFMDKVEWINDWPQVAGNITTIESNKPYFKK from the coding sequence ATGAATAAAAACATGATAAGTTGTTTAGGTTTATGTATTGTGTTCGGTCTTACTACCACAAATTGCTCGGTGTCGAATGACATCGAGCAATCACCAACTCCCGAACAGCCAAAAGTTGCTAAATACCATAATCCCATAGTTTCGACTTCGCTCCCAGACCCAACAGTGACGAAGGCGGACGATGGCTATTTCTATTTGTATGCCACGGAGAATATACGCAATCTCCCTATCTATCGCTCCAAAGACTTGGTCAACTGGAACTATGTAGGTACAGCTTTCACTGATAGCTCACGCCCACAATGGAATCCGCAAGGTGGTATTTGGGCCCCAGACATCAATGTCGTGAATGGACGCTACATGCTCTATTACTCCAAATCAGAATGGGGAGGAGAATGGACTTGCGGTATTGGCATCGCCTCCGCCACATCTCCTCAAGGTCCTTTCATCGACCATGGAGCCTTGTTCATCAGTCAAGACATTGGCATACAGAACTGCATAGATCCTTTCTATATAGAGGATCATGGAAAGAAATACTTGTTTTGGGGCTCATTCCATGGCATCTTTGGTGCAGAGTTAACGGAAGATGGACTCGCCCTCAAGCCAGGCGCCAAACCTGTGCAAGTTGCAGGCAACCAGATGGAAGCCACCTATATCCATAAACATGGTGACTACTATTATCTCTTTGGCTCGGCAGGTACTTGCTGCGAGGGAGTCAACAGCACCTATCAAGTCATCTATGGACGTTCCAAGAACCTCTTTGGTCCTTACACAACGAAAGAAGGAAAGAATATGCTTGATGGAGCTTACGATGTACTGCTACATGGCAGCAACTTGGTTGCAGGTCCAGGACACAATGCTGAGTTTATCACCGATGACAAACAACAAGACTGGATGATCTATCATGGATTCTTAAGATCCGACCCAGACGGGGGCCGCCTACTCTTCATGGACAAGGTGGAATGGATCAACGACTGGCCGCAAGTGGCTGGCAACATAACAACCATAGAAAGTAACAAACCCTATTTTAAAAAGTAA
- a CDS encoding RagB/SusD family nutrient uptake outer membrane protein: MKKHILGGLLMVAAGTAFTACSSDFLDTQPTDRVGTDLVWSTYNMANAVVNGAYERFYYENGYETPDWQNFDAATDVCDLDANWGGYDWCRGRCNSTYWGFANLWKRLYEEIYCTNNVVCNLDKCTSMSKEERARDIAECKFLRAWAYYRANVFWRGVPIYTEPVEYGQDTKGRNTEAEVWEQVIKDCTEAIEEPNLPNKYSTSDSNYGRVTKACAYYLRGQVYMWLKQWDKAVADFKAITTMGFELFPDYKNMFKAANERNDEYIFQYQYSEEDGMGSLLARTQGNRVTYTADGFGCWNNLIPNPYFVDSYEYANGKPFKMDEAIPGYSSMTPKERSVYFLRNGLDPNASDPKLKAAYDQMVTYGSDMSKYDKNGNEERILKIYKDRDPRMLMNFITPYSTYKGGATADCWDYTLRWPYIGSDNAAPYDLRTDTNDRFYYLWRKYVPEGREMKNALNSDIDTPIFRYAGALLSLAEALNETGQTQEAIKYVNWVRERIPGLALLNSNEWTQVSGQDDLRERIRNEYGWELCGEGQLYWKQIRWDTWMDRKIGTNRTTVSDPAQLNGANGMTEIWGTKRYTNGYMGEHAKVFAIPQSEIERNPNLTQNPGW, encoded by the coding sequence ATGAAGAAACATATATTAGGTGGCCTATTGATGGTTGCTGCTGGAACTGCTTTTACAGCTTGCTCATCCGACTTCCTAGACACCCAGCCAACCGACCGTGTAGGTACCGACCTAGTTTGGAGCACATACAACATGGCCAATGCTGTAGTAAACGGAGCATACGAGCGTTTCTATTATGAGAATGGATATGAGACACCAGACTGGCAGAACTTCGATGCCGCAACCGATGTTTGCGACCTTGATGCCAACTGGGGAGGTTATGACTGGTGCCGCGGACGTTGCAACTCCACTTATTGGGGCTTCGCCAACTTATGGAAGAGATTGTATGAGGAAATCTATTGTACGAACAACGTTGTCTGCAACCTCGATAAATGTACTAGCATGTCGAAAGAAGAGCGTGCCAGAGACATCGCAGAATGCAAGTTCTTGAGAGCTTGGGCATATTATCGTGCCAACGTGTTCTGGCGTGGCGTACCTATCTATACAGAGCCTGTAGAATATGGTCAAGACACCAAAGGCCGCAACACAGAGGCTGAAGTGTGGGAGCAAGTCATCAAAGACTGCACCGAAGCCATCGAAGAGCCTAACTTGCCTAACAAGTATTCTACATCCGATTCCAACTATGGCCGTGTAACGAAAGCTTGCGCCTACTATCTGCGTGGCCAAGTATATATGTGGCTGAAGCAATGGGACAAAGCTGTTGCCGACTTCAAGGCTATCACAACCATGGGCTTTGAGTTGTTCCCAGACTATAAGAACATGTTCAAGGCAGCTAACGAGCGAAACGATGAGTACATCTTCCAGTATCAATATTCTGAGGAAGATGGCATGGGGTCCTTGTTGGCACGTACACAGGGCAACCGTGTCACTTATACCGCTGATGGATTTGGCTGCTGGAACAACTTGATTCCTAACCCATACTTCGTTGACTCATACGAGTATGCCAACGGTAAGCCTTTCAAAATGGACGAGGCCATTCCTGGTTACTCTAGCATGACACCTAAGGAACGTTCCGTATATTTCCTCCGCAATGGACTTGACCCTAATGCAAGTGACCCTAAGTTGAAAGCTGCTTATGATCAAATGGTGACATACGGATCAGACATGAGCAAGTATGACAAGAATGGCAATGAGGAGAGAATTCTCAAGATTTACAAGGACAGAGATCCTCGTATGTTGATGAACTTCATCACTCCTTACTCAACTTATAAAGGTGGTGCTACCGCCGACTGCTGGGACTATACCCTCCGTTGGCCTTATATCGGCTCAGACAATGCCGCACCTTACGACTTGCGTACCGATACCAACGACCGTTTCTACTATCTCTGGCGTAAGTACGTACCAGAAGGAAGAGAGATGAAGAATGCCTTGAACAGCGACATCGACACCCCTATTTTCCGTTATGCAGGAGCACTTTTGTCATTGGCAGAAGCTTTGAATGAGACAGGACAGACTCAAGAAGCCATCAAATACGTTAACTGGGTTAGAGAACGTATCCCAGGCCTAGCCTTGTTGAACAGCAACGAATGGACCCAAGTGTCAGGACAAGACGACCTGAGAGAACGCATTCGCAATGAATACGGATGGGAGCTCTGCGGAGAAGGACAGCTCTACTGGAAACAGATTCGTTGGGATACTTGGATGGACCGTAAGATCGGTACCAACCGTACGACTGTCAGCGATCCTGCCCAGTTGAATGGTGCCAATGGTATGACTGAGATTTGGGGAACCAAGCGCTATACCAACGGATATATGGGTGAGCATGCCAAAGTGTTTGCCATCCCACAATCAGAGATAGAGCGTAATCCTAACCTGACCCAGAACCCAGGTTGGTAA
- a CDS encoding SusC/RagA family TonB-linked outer membrane protein produces the protein MKKNLLLTSIALMSIASAMAEGASTPNKYFTHSAAILQQKATASGKVLDTNGEPLIGVTIMEEGTQNGTVTGLDGSFSLNMTKSNAMLKFSYIGFTDVKLPAANNLTVTMKEEQNALNEVVVVGYGTQKKVNLTGSVVSVDLAKETNSRPVTTAAQALQGMAAGLDIIQGSGKPGEENFSVNIRGVGTMNDASPLVLVDGMEMSLSEINPMDIESISVLKDAASCAIYGNRGANGVILVTTKSGTEGKINLSYSGRLSINSPSKLIRFMSNYADYMSIVNEACENIGTAGKYPESVIQQWRDAEANPNGLAESGYPNYVAYPNTDWYDEIYQTKVMQEHSISLSGKDTRTRYNLGLTYLDNPGMIVRSGMKRYSINLKLISDVTNWLQVGAQVWGSHSDKDRNNVDALSSWEFLKTVPGIYPYYDGKYGGIETSMEDGAAHNPLLFLNGQGDSYKKTTHAYSTAYAQIKFLKDFTFKTNFGYDFYNTRHKLTEGSNESFSFSRNEVVSSATSLETLAGYMYYNHYYNWKWTNTLNWNHTFAQKHDVGALVGFEEGKNSNGNTDVKKMGMIDQTISDLNTLTSAEYIKGSFTGYTYRSWFGRLNYAYDSRYLFEANARYDGSSRFSPDNRWGFFPSASAGWRISEENFAKNSFLSAFDNLKLRVSYGKLGNSSVDNYAYQSWYETGYTIMGGKKVPRFYLLNLPNMDVTWETTKTFNLGLDFATLNGRLSGVLDYYDKRTTGILYRPTIGLVFGDKQAPLQNLASVSNQGFEATLRWEDKVGKVTYGVAVNGSWNKNRVTKYKGKLVQGWGANPNDPDAYYSNLGEVSSGGNQRLLEGHMMNEFYVYPIYSGKGNYYDASGAVDPNGGPKDGMIRTEKDLKWVQDMIAAGYNFEPQHNVSKNAIWYGEYIYADTNGDKVYGGNYDQKFTGKSMVPKFNFGIQMHAEWNGFDLSMNWGGATGFSTYWREIGQNSTNVVFGLSVPQWIASDHYFYDPENPTDPRTNLTSKNPRMSLENPSMSDALDNTFHLYNCDFIKLRNLTIGYTLPKNISKRIYAENLRIYFSGENLWTITDFPGLDPETRSGEGYATMRQISFGLNVTF, from the coding sequence ATGAAAAAGAATTTGTTACTAACAAGCATTGCTCTCATGTCTATTGCATCCGCAATGGCAGAAGGAGCATCGACGCCAAACAAGTATTTTACACATTCTGCAGCCATTCTTCAGCAGAAAGCAACGGCAAGTGGAAAAGTTCTCGACACCAATGGAGAGCCTCTCATCGGCGTAACCATCATGGAAGAGGGAACACAAAATGGAACTGTAACAGGACTAGATGGCAGTTTCTCTCTCAACATGACGAAAAGCAATGCGATGCTTAAATTCTCATATATTGGATTCACGGATGTCAAGTTGCCTGCTGCCAACAACCTAACTGTTACCATGAAAGAAGAGCAGAATGCTCTGAATGAAGTCGTGGTTGTAGGTTATGGCACCCAAAAGAAAGTAAACCTTACAGGATCTGTTGTATCAGTAGATCTTGCCAAAGAAACCAACTCCCGTCCAGTCACCACCGCAGCACAGGCTCTGCAAGGTATGGCTGCCGGTCTCGATATCATCCAAGGCTCAGGAAAACCTGGCGAAGAGAACTTCTCTGTCAACATACGTGGTGTGGGAACCATGAATGATGCCAGCCCATTGGTATTGGTTGATGGTATGGAAATGAGCCTCTCTGAAATAAACCCTATGGATATAGAGAGTATCTCTGTATTGAAAGATGCTGCCTCTTGTGCCATCTATGGTAACAGAGGTGCCAATGGTGTCATCTTGGTTACCACCAAGAGTGGAACAGAAGGTAAGATCAACCTCAGCTATTCTGGTCGTTTATCCATCAACTCACCTTCCAAGCTCATTCGTTTCATGTCCAACTATGCCGACTACATGTCTATCGTCAACGAAGCTTGTGAGAACATTGGCACTGCTGGCAAATATCCAGAATCTGTGATCCAGCAATGGCGTGACGCAGAGGCAAATCCAAACGGATTGGCAGAGTCGGGCTATCCTAACTACGTGGCATACCCAAACACAGATTGGTATGACGAGATCTATCAGACCAAGGTGATGCAGGAGCATTCCATCTCTTTGTCAGGAAAAGACACACGCACTCGCTATAACTTGGGCTTGACTTATCTTGACAACCCTGGTATGATTGTACGCTCAGGCATGAAGAGGTACTCCATCAACTTGAAGTTGATTTCAGACGTTACCAACTGGCTCCAAGTTGGTGCTCAAGTATGGGGTTCTCATTCCGATAAAGATAGAAACAACGTAGATGCATTAAGCAGCTGGGAATTCTTGAAGACCGTACCTGGCATTTATCCTTATTACGATGGCAAATATGGTGGCATCGAGACTTCCATGGAAGATGGAGCCGCTCACAACCCATTATTATTTCTCAATGGCCAAGGCGACAGCTACAAGAAGACGACACATGCCTACTCCACTGCGTATGCACAAATCAAGTTCCTCAAGGACTTTACGTTCAAGACCAACTTTGGATATGATTTCTACAATACACGCCATAAACTGACAGAGGGTAGCAATGAGAGCTTCAGTTTCAGCAGAAACGAAGTGGTTAGCTCTGCCACTTCATTGGAGACTTTGGCTGGATACATGTATTACAACCACTACTACAACTGGAAGTGGACCAACACCCTCAACTGGAACCACACTTTCGCCCAAAAACATGACGTAGGTGCACTCGTCGGTTTTGAGGAAGGCAAGAATAGCAATGGTAATACAGATGTCAAGAAGATGGGTATGATAGACCAAACCATCAGCGACCTGAACACCCTGACTTCAGCAGAATACATCAAAGGTTCTTTCACTGGATATACTTATCGTTCATGGTTTGGACGTCTGAACTATGCCTACGATTCTCGTTACCTCTTTGAGGCCAATGCCCGCTATGATGGTTCATCTCGCTTCTCTCCAGACAACCGCTGGGGTTTCTTCCCTTCAGCATCAGCTGGATGGCGCATCAGTGAGGAAAACTTTGCCAAGAATTCTTTCCTCAGTGCATTTGACAACTTGAAGCTCAGAGTATCATACGGTAAGTTGGGTAACTCTTCAGTTGACAACTATGCATACCAATCTTGGTATGAGACCGGTTACACAATCATGGGTGGCAAAAAGGTTCCACGTTTCTATCTACTGAACTTGCCTAACATGGATGTGACATGGGAAACGACCAAGACCTTCAACTTGGGTTTGGATTTCGCCACACTGAATGGTCGTCTGTCGGGAGTACTTGATTACTATGACAAGCGTACCACAGGTATTCTCTATCGTCCTACCATCGGTCTCGTATTCGGTGACAAGCAAGCGCCGTTGCAAAACCTTGCCAGTGTAAGCAACCAAGGTTTCGAGGCTACACTCCGTTGGGAAGACAAGGTGGGCAAAGTAACTTACGGTGTTGCAGTAAACGGCTCATGGAACAAGAACCGCGTCACCAAGTATAAGGGAAAGCTCGTTCAGGGTTGGGGTGCAAACCCTAACGACCCAGATGCTTATTACTCTAATCTCGGTGAGGTGTCATCAGGAGGTAATCAGCGCTTGTTGGAAGGCCACATGATGAACGAGTTCTATGTATATCCTATCTATTCTGGTAAAGGCAATTATTACGATGCCAGTGGTGCTGTCGATCCTAACGGTGGTCCTAAAGACGGTATGATACGCACAGAGAAAGACTTGAAATGGGTGCAAGACATGATTGCAGCTGGCTATAATTTCGAGCCTCAGCATAATGTTTCCAAGAATGCCATCTGGTATGGTGAGTATATCTATGCTGATACCAACGGAGATAAGGTATATGGTGGCAACTACGACCAGAAGTTCACCGGCAAGTCTATGGTTCCTAAGTTCAACTTTGGTATCCAGATGCACGCAGAATGGAATGGCTTCGACCTCTCCATGAACTGGGGTGGTGCTACAGGTTTCTCTACTTACTGGAGAGAGATTGGTCAAAACTCAACCAACGTCGTATTCGGTTTGTCTGTTCCTCAGTGGATTGCCAGCGATCACTATTTCTACGATCCAGAGAATCCAACCGACCCTCGTACCAACCTCACCTCCAAGAACCCACGTATGTCTTTGGAGAACCCAAGTATGAGTGACGCACTTGACAACACCTTCCATCTCTATAATTGCGATTTCATCAAGTTGCGTAACCTCACCATTGGTTATACACTTCCAAAGAACATCTCGAAGCGTATCTATGCAGAGAACCTTCGCATCTACTTCTCAGGTGAGAACCTCTGGACGATCACAGACTTCCCTGGCCTCGACCCAGAGACTCGTTCTGGAGAAGGTTATGCAACCATGCGCCAGATTTCTTTTGGACTTAACGTAACATTCTAA